Sequence from the Trachemys scripta elegans isolate TJP31775 chromosome 5, CAS_Tse_1.0, whole genome shotgun sequence genome:
TGCTAGAACAATATTACGATTTTGTAAGTGATTGATTCTTTGATTACTATTCCATTTGTCTCAATAACAGTCTTTACGGCTACATTTTGTTCTCAGTGTGAGTGTCCTTGTCATACATCCTGAGGGTCCTTGCAaactctgtgtagcctgattctgggacaagaaccttattatcttctgaCCAGATTAATTGATGAGCCTATAATCCATGTTATCTAAACAATATTATTAATCTCCTAAAATCAGGCAACACTGCTGGGCCCTGCTCCAGTCCCACATTCTGGCCTGCAGCTGCACGTGCTCTGTTGGGCCGCCCCCCACCAGGATCAGCCTCCGCTTGCGGCTTAGGCTCCAACTCGGTTCCCTGACACCTGGGCACAGGCCTCAGGCTGCCCGCCCGGCCTCCCTGACAGCCTGCAGGCACCTGGGCAGCCTGAGCCGGGCAAAGCTGGAGGCACAGTCACAGGACGGGGACATGGAGGCCCTCATCCAATATGGCAGCCTCTTGAAGCCTTAATCAGGCTGCCCTCATCAAAGATGGTCGAATGCCCTTATCCAAGATGGCTGCCCCCTAGGCCTTAGGCGGTCTGCCCTCATCCAAGATGGCCACTCCTTCAGCCCTTAGGGCATCAGCCTTCATCCAAGATGGATGCCCCTTGAAGCACTAGTTGGTCTGCCCTCATCCAAGACCTGTCTTACTCAGGCTGCTCTCATCAAAGATGGCCACTGCGAACCACTCTCATCCGAGATGGCTGCCTTCTGAGTAGTAGAGCTACACTGACAGTAGACACTCATTAGTAGCAACGTATTGGTACCCTTTTGCTATGTTGCTCCTAAGAGGCTGTTGCTGTTCTGGGGAGTGTCATCTGACCAAAGGCAGCCTGCTTTTTCTGATCTGTCAAGCAGCGACAGTGCAACGATCTAGAGTTGTGACAGTACAGGGTCTGTTTACTATTATGGCTACAGTATTGCATTAGTGCACatactgtacattttaaacaCGCGCTCTGTTCCGCATTTGTAGCCTACGCCCAGAAAGCAGCATTCACTGAGTAACAGTTATAAAAGTATCAACTTTTATGTTTTTTATGTTTTAAGAACAATCAAACCTCAACCACGACAACAAACAAAACCTCTTGTAAACATTTTTTGTACCGGCACTTACTGTAATACTTTGTACGCACTGTAGATCACCCTGGATAAGGGCATCTGCTAAGCTAATAATACGGCAATAACCTAAATTGAAGTACTGCTCCATATCAGTGTATTTTATTTCTGCAGTGAGTATCAACCTGTACACTAAGCATGGAGAAACTCACTCATTTGGGGTGAAAGAACTCTGTTAATTTGCTCTGCTTCTTCTCAGTCACAATTTTGTTCTGAAGGTGGGATTCAATGTCCCAAAGCGACCTGTAGACCCTGTCCCCAAGTCCCTCTAGCTGCGAAAAGTGCCGAAGTGTGTTCAAAGCCTTCAACAGCTCGGAGTTTGTCGGGGATGGAACTTCATCAAAATCATCCTCGCTCTCCTGAGTATCCTCTGCATTATGATACGTTTCATCCACACAAGCGCGTTTCTCCGgccttgcagcagctgcagcgcGCAGTAATTCCTCGTGGGTTAGCTCTCCGAACGTCAGCAAATCTTCGTCCACAGCCACAGCCGTTACTAAGTCCTCTTTTTCCATGTTGACTGGAAGTGGAACATCGTTCAGGGGGTCGTCAAACTCTGCAATATCCTCGTCTCGCCCACCTTCCTCTGCCACAACAAATTTGCCTTTCCGGAAACAGTTGGAAATTGTTGTCGGCTTTACATCTTGCCAGGCCTCAGCAACAAGATGAACGCAATCTAGCAAGTTCACAGTTTTCAGGACTGTCTGAACATCGGCGCTGGGGTCCACATCAAGAGCAACATTAATCCGGCTTGCGATTTTTGATCGGTAATGTCCCTTCATGTTCTCAATGACACCTTGAGCCATAGGCTGCATCGAAGACGTAGCGTTAGGGGGTAAGAATTCGAGCTGAATGTTAGTGAGAACCACTCCTTGCGGATGTACGGAGCAGTTAGCCAGGAAGAGGCATATCTGACGGCTCTGCCAACAAAGCTGACGATCCCACTTTTTCAACCACTTGATGAAAATCTCACCTGTCATCCAGGCATTCGCTGAACTGACATAATTGAGGGGAAGTTTCCTGAAATCCACCGGAAAGCATCGGGGTCGTTTTGACGTCCCGATCATGACCAGCGGGCGTTTGTCACTCCCATCCATGTTGGCACAGACGAGCACTGTTACCCTGTCCTTTGAAACTTTCCCTCCttcttgcttttcatttttttctccaaGTCCTCTGTCACAGAGCCCTTTCAGATAAAGCCCTGTTTCATCAGCATTGTAGATGTCAGCCAGAGAAAACTTTTCAAGGATACGTGGAAGTTTTTCGCACTGCCACTGCTCAGCGGTGGGTTTGTCCGCTGACTGTTTTCCACCCTGCTCTTTTTCGCAAGCAACATTGAAGCGTTTCTTCCATCTGGTAAACCAACCGTCGCTTGCCTTAAAATCATTCAGTCCAAGGGAAGCGGCGAGCTGACGGGCTTTCTCCTTGACTGCGGGTCCAGCCAGCATCGCCCCCTGTGCCCTCTTCTCCTTGAGCCACGTAAAGAGAGCCCGGTCGACAGCAGGGGCTTTTCCTTCCCGCCCGCGCTTACGGCAGCCGTTCAACTGGCCAGCTTCGTAGTCAGCCAACAGCTTTTCCTTCTGCTGCCAGATCCGGCACACGACCGACCGGTGCAACTCCCACTTGGCGGCCACTTGGCTCTGAGTGGCCCCCGGCCGCTGGCACTCGCGGATGATCTGCACTTTCTCCATCAGCGAGAGGCTTCTTGGCATTTTGTCTGGGTTCGGCCCACACCACGCGATGCCGGGGCGGCGGGGGCGACGTCCCCACAGCACAGATGGGGCCTGTACCCGCCAATGCCCAAAgcgctgttggggagaatggcaCTCATTCACTGTGGTTGCTCTTACACCAGGCTCTTGTTGCACACAAGCATCGCCTGCAGCTTCAACATGGCTGCCCCCTGCCTTGCCCTCACCCAAGATGGCGTCTTCCTTCTCACGCATCACCTGCAGCTTCAACATGGCTGTTCCCTGCCTTGCCCTTATCCAAGATGGCCGCCCCCGGCGTCTTCTTATCAAAGATGGCGGCTTCCTTAGCAAGCATCACCTGCAGCTTCAACATGGCTGCTCCCTGTTTGCCCTTATCCAAGATGGCCGCCCCCAGCGTCCTCTNNNNNNNNNNNNNNNNNNNNNNNNNNNNNNNNNNNNNNNNNNNNNNNNNNNNNNNNNNNNNNNNNNNNNNNNNNNNNNNNNNNNNNNNNNNNNNNNNNNNNNNNNNNNNNNNNNNNNNNNNNNNNNNNNNNNNNNNNNNNNNNNNNNNNNNNNNNNNNNNNNNNNNNNNNNNNNNNNNNNNNNNNNNNNNNNNNNNNNNNNNNNNNNNNNNNNNNNNNNNNNNNNNNNNNNNNNNNNNNNNNNNNNNNNNNNNNNNNNNNNNNNNNNNNNNNNNNNNNNNNNNNNNNNNNNNNNNNNNNNNNNNNNNNNNNNNNNNNNNNNNNNNNNNNNNNNNNNNNNNNNNNNNNNNNNNNNNNNNNNNNNNNNNNNNNNNNNNNNNNNNNNNNNNNNNNNNNNNNNNNNNNNNNNNNNNNNNNNNNNNNNNNNNNNNNNNNNNNNNNNNNNNNNNNNNNNNNNNNNNNNNNNNNNNNNNNNNNNNNNNNNNNNNNNNNNNNNNNNNNNNNNNNNNNNNNNNNNNNNNNNNNNNNNNNNNNNNNNNNNNNNNNNNNNNNNNNNNNNNNNNNNNNNNNNNNNNNNNNNNNNNNNNNNNNNNNNNNNNNNNNNNNNNNNNNNNNNNNNNNNNNNNNNNNNNNNNNNNNNNNNNNNNNNNNNNNNNNNNNNNNNNNNNNNNNNNNNNNNNNNNNNNNNNNNNNNNNNNNNNNNNNNNNNNNNNNNNNNNNNNNNNNNNNNNNNNNNNNNNNNNNNNNNNNNNNNNNNNNNNNNNNNNNNNNNNNNNNNNNNNNNNNNNNNNNNNNNNNNNNNNNNNNNNNNNNNNNNNNNNNNNNNNNNNNNNNNNNNNNNNNNNNNNNNNNNNNNNNNNNNNNNNNNNNNNNNNNNNNNNNNNNNNNNNNNNNNNNNNNNNNNNNNNNNNNNNNNNNNNNNNNNNNNNNNNNNNNNNNNNNNNNNNNNNNNNNNNNNNNNNNNNNNNNNNNNNNNNNNNNNNNNNNNNNNNNNNNNNNNNNNNNNNNNNNNNNNNNNNNNNNNNNNNNNNNNNNNNNNNNNNNNNNNNNNNNNNNNNNNNNNNNNNNNNNNNNNNNNNNNNNNNNNNNNNNNNNNNNNNNNNNNNNNNNNNNNNNNNNNNNNNNNNNNNNNNNNNNNNNNNNNNNNNNNNNNNNNNNNNNNNNNNNNNNNNNNNNNNNNNNNNNNNNNNNNNNNNNNNNNNNNNNNNNNNNNNNNNNNNNNNNNNNNNNNNNNNNNNNNNNNNNNNNNNNNNNNNNNNNNNNNNNNNNNNNNNNNNNNNNNNNNNNNNNNNNNNNNNNNNNNNNNNNNNNNNNNNNNNNNNNNNNNNNNNNNNNNNNNNNNNNNNNNNNNNNNNNNNNNNNNNNNNNNNNNNNNNNNNNNNNNNNNNNNNNNNNNNNNNNNNNNNNNNNNNNNNNNNNNNNNNNNNNNNNNNNNNNNNNNNNNNNNNNNNNNNNNNNNNNNNNNNNNNNNNNNNNNNNNNNNNNNNNNNNNNNNNNNNNNNNNNNNNNNNNNNNNNNNNNNNNNNNNNNNNNNNNNNNNNNNNNNNNNNNNNNNNNNNNNNNNNNNNNNNNNNNNNNNNNNNNNNNNNNNNNNNNNNNNNNNNNNNNNNNNNNNNNNNNNNNNNNNNNNNNNNNNNNNNNNNNNNNNNNNNNNNNNNNNNNNNNNNNNNNNNNNNNNNNNNNNNNNNNNNNNNNNNNNNNNNNNNNNNNNNNNNNNNNNNNNNNNNNNNNNNNNNNNNNNNNNNNNNNNNNNNNNNNNNNNNNNNNNNNNNNNNNNNNNNNNNNNNNNNNNNNNNNNNNNNNNNNNNNNNNNNNNNNNNNNNNNNNNNNNNNNNNNNNNNNNNNNNNNNNNNNNNNNNNNNNNNNNNNNNNNNNNNNNNNNNNNNNNNNNNNNNNNNNNNNNNNNNNNNNNNNNNNNNNNNNNNNNNNNNNNNNNNNNNNNNNNNNNNNNNNNNNNNNNNNNNNNNNNNNNNNNNNNNNNNNNNNNNNNNNNNNNNNNNNNNNNNNNNNNNNNNNNNNNNNNNNNNNNNNNNNNNNNNNNNNNNNNNNNNNNNNNNNNNNNNNNNNNNNNNNNNNNNNNNNNNNNNNNNNNNNNNNNNNNNNNNNNNNNNNNNNNNNNNNNNNNNNNNNNNNNNNNNNNNNNNNNNNNNNNNNNNNNNNNNNNNNNNNNNNNNNNNNNNNNNNNNNNNNNNNNNNNNNNNNNNNNNNNNNNNNNNNNNNNNNNNNNNNNNNNNNNNNNNNNNNNNNNNNNNNNNNNNNNNNNNNNNNNNNNNNNNNNNNNNNNNNNNNNNNNNNNNNNNNNNNNNNNNNNNNNNNNNNNNNNNNNNNNNNNNNNNNNNNNNNNNNNNNNNNNNNNNNNNNNNNNNNNNNNNNNNNNNNNNNNNNNNNNNNNNNNNNNNNNNNNNNNNNNNNNNNNNNNNNNNNNNNNNNNNNNNNNNNNNNNNNNNNNNNNNNNNNNNNNNNNNNNNNNNNNNNNNNNNNNNNNNNNNNNNNNNNNNNNNNNNNNNNNNNNNNNNNNNNNNNNNNNNNNNNNNNNNNNN
This genomic interval carries:
- the CENPB gene encoding major centromere autoantigen B gives rise to the protein MPRSLSLMEKVQIIRECQRPGATQSQVAAKWELHRSVVCRIWQQKEKLLADYEAGQLNGCRKRGREGKAPAVDRALFTWLKEKRAQGAMLAGPAVKEKARQLAASLGLNDFKASDGWFTRWKKRFNVACEKEQGGKQSADKPTAEQWQCEKLPRILEKFSLADIYNADETGLYLKGLCDRGLGEKNEKQEGGKVSKDRVTVLVCANMDGSDKRPLVMIGTSKRPRCFPVDFRKLPLNYVSSANAWMTGEIFIKWLKKWDRQLCWQSRQICLFLANCSVHPQGVVLTNIQLEFLPPNATSSMQPMAQGVIENMKGHYRSKIASRINVALDVDPSADVQTVLKTVNLLDCVHLVAEAWQDVKPTTISNCFRKGKFVVAEEGGRDEDIAEFDDPLNDVPLPVNMEKEDLVTAVAVDEDLLTFGELTHEELLRAAAAARPEKRACVDETYHNAEDTQESEDDFDEVPSPTNSELLKALNTLRHFSQLEGLGDRVYRSLWDIESHLQNKIVTEKKQSKLTEFFHPK